From the genome of Salmonella enterica subsp. houtenae serovar Houten:
CCTATTACACTCTTCAAATAAAAGTCAGAAATTGCCACAAGATAAAAAAGAATATTTAATAAGATTTCTACTTTCAGAGTTCATCTGTGAGACTGAAGCATTTTCTCTCTTTAGAGAATTATCGCAAAACTCAGTAGCCGAAAATATCTATAATATTATTATAAGCGACATAAGTCGAAAGTGGACGCTCAAGGATATTTCTGATTCACTTTATATGAGCTGTTCCACATTAAAGAGAAAATTAAAACAAGAGAACACCTCATTCAGTGAGGTTTACCTTAATGCGCGAATGAATAAAGCGGCAAAACTTCTACGCAATAGTGAATATAATGTTACTCGAGTGGCGTATATGTGTGGCTATGATAGTGCTTCTTATTTTACATGTGTTTTTAAAAAGCACTTTAAAACGACGCCATCAGAATTTCTATCGTTCCTGTCTTCTTCTCAACATCAATATGTCAATTGAGATATTTAACAATGCAGTATAAGAATAAACCAAAACATATTAACATAAAAAATGGCATCCTCTTACTTACTAAAAAATTTAATTTAACGCAGTGTGAGAAAAAAGTTATTTATTATATCGCAGCAGGATTAACGGTAAAAAGCTGCTCAACTCTATTAGATCGAAACATT
Proteins encoded in this window:
- the gadX gene encoding AraC family transcriptional regulator, encoding MLKVFNPSPVPVGNIEFLQSAQDWKRKSLSLQGLNLLQSVLIKLTTGRISITTSSGEYITASGPTLIFLAKEQTIHITLEETNEKLNYNLIELDSASIKNAYNFFLYEHAEFSAPLTKPTTKHLLAPIETGVARVFNLLHSSNKSQKLPQDKKEYLIRFLLSEFICETEAFSLFRELSQNSVAENIYNIIISDISRKWTLKDISDSLYMSCSTLKRKLKQENTSFSEVYLNARMNKAAKLLRNSEYNVTRVAYMCGYDSASYFTCVFKKHFKTTPSEFLSFLSSSQHQYVN
- a CDS encoding GerE family regulatory protein; the encoded protein is MQYKNKPKHINIKNGILLLTKKFNLTQCEKKVIYYIAAGLTVKSCSTLLDRNIKTVSTQKRSAYRKMAITTDVELIHLMLNEFSISIEIT